Part of the Moorella sp. E308F genome, AACCTACCGGGTTCTGGCTGAAGGCAAAACTGAGACCGGCGAGCCCTAACTGGATGCATAGCCATGAATGCTTCCTGCTTATACTAAGGAAAAACCTGAAAGGCAGGAGCAAGCATGGCGTTAAGGCGTAAAGTTATAGCAGGTATAGTCGGGCTATTGTTCTTAAGCCACTTTCTGGGAGGTTGCCGGGCACCGGCCAGGCGACCGGCGGCCGAAGAACCCACCATCTCCCTTTATGTTAACCAGACCGGCGAGGTTAAAAGGTTAAAAATAGAAGAATACCTGCCCGGCGTAGTAGCGGCGGAAATGGAGCCCACCTGGCCCCTTAACGCCCTGGCGGCCCAGGCAATAATTGCCCGGACCTTTACTGTGAAAAAGATGCAGGAGGGCGGTGTCAAGGCCCACGGGACCGATGCCTCCACCAGCGTGGAGGAGTTCCAGGCTTACAACCCTGCCAGGGTCAACGATAATGTTCGCCGGGCAGTAGAAATGACCCGCGGCCAGGTAATAAAATATAAGGGGAACTACATCAATGCCTGGTTTTATGCTTCCGGCGGCTCCCGGACGGCTGCTTCAGCCGTAGAAGGGTTAAATTTCCGTCAAGAACCGGCACCGTACATCCAGAGTGTCCCTGACCCGGGAATGGCCATTACTACGCCGGAGAATAAAAGCTGGACGGCGACCTTCAGTACTGCCGAAGTGGCCGCGGCAGTAAGAAAAGTTACCGGCCAGGACCCGGGACCTATTACCTCGGTAAGTATTGCCGCCAAAGGCCCTTCGGGCCGGGCTACCCAGTTAAAGGTCGGTAAGCTTACAGTTGATGCCCCCGCCCTGCGCCTTGCCCTGGGCAATGACCGCCTGCGTTCGACCCTGCTGACGGGTATAACCGCCGGCAATGGTCGGGTAACCTTCAAGGGCGAGGGCTACGGCCACGGCGTGGGTATGAGTCAGTGGGGGGCCAAAGCCCTGGCCGAACAGGGCAAATCACCCCAGGAGATTATTAAATACTTTTTTAAAGATGTGGAGCTGGTCAAGGCCTGGTAGCCGGCCAGCTTTTTTATTACTTTTTTACCCTTCTCCTTCATAAAAATAAAGGAGGGGGGATGGCGTTATGGCCGACGGGCAGCACCAGCTCACCATTATCAACCGGCAAAAACTAGTTATCAGCGGAGTCCTCCATGTTCTTAATTACGATGAAGAAGAAATACTCGTGGAAACAACCATGGGACTTCTCTCTGTTAAGGGCAAAGATTTTAATATCAGCAATTTGAGCTTAGAGACAGGTAATCTTGAGGCCAGCGGTACCGTAAATAACCTTTGTTATAGCGAGGGAAAGGGCGCCAGGGGTAAGGGTTTGCTCCAGCGCCTGCTTAAATGATCCCTGTACTGGAGCAGTGGCAGATATTTCTGGCGCTGTGCGGGGCAGGGCTTCTGCTGGCTTTCGCCTTTGATTGTTACCGCGTCGGCCGCTATTTCTGGCGGCCGGAACGTTTGTGCACCCATATAGGCGATGCCTTGTTCTGGCTAATTTTTACCGTGCTAACCTTTATTTTGCTGATGCTAATTAACTGGGGTGAGATACGGGCCTATGTTTTCCTGGCCCTGGGCCTGGGCTTCGCTCTCTATACCGGTTTCTTAAGCCGGGGAACGCGCCGCCGGTTATACACTGGTGGGCGTCTCCTGGCCGGGATGATAGCCTCCGGCCGCCATTTTATAAGGCAGACATTTCTTATTGTTATTATTCCGGGGCGGCTGATTTTTAGGTGGGTAGGGTTCCCTGTCGCAGCCTTGAAACTTTTCCTGCGCCGCCATCACCCTGGTGGTCCGCCACCATAATTATTTTTACCACCGGGAGGATTTTTTCCCAGAAAGGCGAAATATAAATTTGTCCAATATTTGTCCACAACATGTGCATAACTTGTGGATAAACGTGGGGAAAATGGCGTGCAGATTGAGATTCGTGGAGCAGAAAAGCTGAGTTTCCGGGAACGCCAGGTGGTGGCTTTGAAAGAAATGGGCCTCAGCAATGAGGAAGTAGCGCGTCGCTTGAACTTGAGCACCAGCAGCGTGGCCACCCTTTACCACCGGGCCCGGACCAAAGGCTACCAGGTGGTAATTGTCATGCCCGGTGACGTCCTGGGGATATTTGCAGGTGAAGAAGATGGGTAAGGTAGTGCGATTTCCCAAAAAGCGTTCTCATTGGCCAGCTATTTTAGCGGCCATCATCGCAATCTATTTTTTATACTCCTTTATTCGTTTGGGCCTGGCACTGTACCAGACCAACCTCCAGATTAAGGCCTGCCAGGAACAGAAAGCAGTTTTAATGGCCGAAAGCAACCGCCTCCATGAGCAGATTAAAGAACTCCATAACGATAGTTACATAGAGCGGATGGCCCGGGAAGAATTGGGGCTTGTAAAACCCGGGGAAACAGTAATTATACCGGCGGTACCGGGCCAGGTGCGACCCTATATTCCTCCTCGCCCGGGGCAGCAATTTCGTGATTAAAATTCCTCCAGGTTATTGACAAATTTCTTAACTCTTACATATAATGTGATTAGCTTTAACGAGAACAGGAGGAATAACATTCGTATGTCCATTGCCGTGGGCACCGTAGTGGAAGGAGTGGTCAGCGGGATCACCAGATTCGGTGCCTTTGTTGAATTACCCGGTGGGCTCACTGGTCTGGTCCATATTTCTGAGGTGGCCGACACCTTTGTGAAAGATGTAAAGGATTTTATTAAGGAAAAGGACCGGGTAAAGGTTAAAGTCATCAACATTGACGAAAATGGTAAAATAGGCCTTTCTATTAAGCGTGCTGATCCCAATTATGACGAAAACCGGCGCGGGCGCCGCCACGGACGGGTTGCTGCGTCAGCTTCCTTTGAGGACAAGTTGGCTCGTTTCTTGAAGGAAAGCGACGAACGTTTACAGGATTTAAAGCGGCACACGGAAGCCAAACGTGGCGGCCGGGGCGCACGCGGATTTTGAGGCAAACCAGACGGGCACCTAGGGGTGCCCTTTATTTTGCAGGTGAGCTGGAATGACATGCTATGCAGCCCTGGATATTGGTTCTAATTCCGTCCGCCTGCTGGTGGGTAAGGTGCAGGGTACCTCCGTGCAGCCCTTGCGGACCGCACTCCGCAGCACCAGGCTGCTGGCCGGTGCAGTAAACGGGTGGCTGCAGGAGGAAGCCGTCCAGCGGACGGTGACAGCCGTCGCCGAACTGGCCGCCCTGGCCCGGGACTACCAGCCCCGGGATGTGGTATGCGTTGCTACCAGTGCCGCCCGGGAGGCCCGTAACCCGGAACTTTTGCGGGCCGGGGTGAGCGATGATGCCGGGCTGGACCTGATCATTATCGACGGCCATACAGAAGCCCGCCTGGCTTACCAGGGCGCCCTGGCAGGCTTTAAGGAGCCCGTCGCCAATCCGCTGGTAATCGATATCGGCGGCGGCAGTACGGAACTCAGCTGGCAGGATGAAGACCGGCTACAGCTGGTGAGCGTTAAGGTAGGTGCCGTGCGGGCCACGGAAACGGCCATGTCAAGGGTGGCTATGGAGACCATGCTGGCCCCTGTGCTCGCCCGAGCACGAAAAGTGCGGCCGGGGCAAATTATTGGAACCGGCGGCACCATAACTACCGTCGCCGCTTTAGAACTGGGGTTGGAGCATTATCAACCGGAACTGGTTCACGGTATGCTCTTAACTACTGAACAGGTGCAAAGCTGGCGCCGGCGTCTCGCGGTCATGCCCCTGGCAGAGAGACGGAAGCTTCCCGGCCTGCAGCCGGAACGAGCCGACATCATTGTCGCTGGCGTGACCATCCTGGAAATTATCCTCGCCGGACTGGTTGCAAGGGATGTGGTAGTTAGCGAGGCCGACCTCCTTTGGGGTTTACTGCTGGCCCGGGCTCGGGGGGAAAAGCTGGGAAAATATGATATCCCTGGCCCGGCTGGGGGCAGTCATTATGCCACCCATGGCCTTTTATTACCACCCCAGGACCGTTGACGAAGAGGTCAACCACCTGGCCAAAAACAATAAATTTTGTGAGGTAGAGGGAATTGCGACCGTTAACTTATATCGCCGGCAGGGGCCGGTATCGTATATTCTGCCGGGTATTCGCTACCAGGGAGGGCTATATAGCCCACCTTATGGGCGGTACCAGACCCCATGTAGGTGCTGTGGCCCTGGGTTTACCGCGGCCAAGCCTAAAAGAAAACTGCATGAGTGCCACCACTTCGGTATTAACCCTCCTGGGCCATAAGGATGATGAACTGGCCCGCCCGGCGGCAGCGAAGCTCGCGGCCGGTTTGAACGCGCCGGTGGTGGTAGTTGCCGGGGTGCATATAGATAGGGCCGTTCCTGAAGAGCTGGCTCGCCTGGAGGCTAATACCCGCCGGGCGGTGGAGGGTATCATCAAGGTCTGGCATCGGGAACTGCAAAGCCGAGGGCCCTCAAAGTAGTTATATCAGCCACTCCGGTGGCCTTTAAGCCATGGTGGAGCTGAAATTCCCTGACGGCCAGTTCCGTCATCAGACCGTAGTCGCCGTCGGTAGGGCCAAAAAGGTAAAACCCTTTTTCCCGGAGTCTGGCCTGCAGGGTTACTACTTCCGGTGAACCCGAACCTGGTTTCAAGGGACCGGTCGGCGGGATGTAGGGCCCTTTAACGATTACCGGAGTGCCTACAGGTAACCAGGAATAGATTTCTTCAATATCTTTGTTGTACATGCGAAAGCAGCCCGACGAGGCCGCCCAGCCGATAGACCAGGGACGATTGGTGCCATGGATGCCATAGTTACCCCACGGGACATTGAGGCCCATCCAGCGGGTGCCAAAGGCGCCGCCGGCCTCATAAGCTTTATCGGTAATTTTCCACTCCCCAACCGGCGAAGGGCTGGTATATTTGCCAATGGCCACGGGGTACTGGCGGAAGACCTGGC contains:
- a CDS encoding S1 RNA-binding domain-containing protein, giving the protein MSIAVGTVVEGVVSGITRFGAFVELPGGLTGLVHISEVADTFVKDVKDFIKEKDRVKVKVINIDENGKIGLSIKRADPNYDENRRGRRHGRVAASASFEDKLARFLKESDERLQDLKRHTEAKRGGRGARGF
- a CDS encoding FtsB family cell division protein; its protein translation is MGKVVRFPKKRSHWPAILAAIIAIYFLYSFIRLGLALYQTNLQIKACQEQKAVLMAESNRLHEQIKELHNDSYIERMAREELGLVKPGETVIIPAVPGQVRPYIPPRPGQQFRD
- a CDS encoding Ppx/GppA family phosphatase, with protein sequence MTCYAALDIGSNSVRLLVGKVQGTSVQPLRTALRSTRLLAGAVNGWLQEEAVQRTVTAVAELAALARDYQPRDVVCVATSAAREARNPELLRAGVSDDAGLDLIIIDGHTEARLAYQGALAGFKEPVANPLVIDIGGGSTELSWQDEDRLQLVSVKVGAVRATETAMSRVAMETMLAPVLARARKVRPGQIIGTGGTITTVAALELGLEHYQPELVHGMLLTTEQVQSWRRRLAVMPLAERRKLPGLQPERADIIVAGVTILEIILAGLVARDVVVSEADLLWGLLLARARGEKLGKYDIPGPAGGSHYATHGLLLPPQDR
- a CDS encoding SpoIID/LytB domain-containing protein; protein product: MALRRKVIAGIVGLLFLSHFLGGCRAPARRPAAEEPTISLYVNQTGEVKRLKIEEYLPGVVAAEMEPTWPLNALAAQAIIARTFTVKKMQEGGVKAHGTDASTSVEEFQAYNPARVNDNVRRAVEMTRGQVIKYKGNYINAWFYASGGSRTAASAVEGLNFRQEPAPYIQSVPDPGMAITTPENKSWTATFSTAEVAAAVRKVTGQDPGPITSVSIAAKGPSGRATQLKVGKLTVDAPALRLALGNDRLRSTLLTGITAGNGRVTFKGEGYGHGVGMSQWGAKALAEQGKSPQEIIKYFFKDVELVKAW
- a CDS encoding L,D-transpeptidase family protein; the encoded protein is MSWLLVFQVIFIFIMLSIAPAAAWAHEPCPCYDEERLLKLTHPPMRGPDVSNLQLRLAQLGYYIGPMSGVYDSATNRAVVNFQKDRGLAPLGQVDPATWSALAQGAANSSNASRTAPPPGKNLIVIVDTDRLVLTILVEGQVFRQYPVAIGKYTSPSPVGEWKITDKAYEAGGAFGTRWMGLNVPWGNYGIHGTNRPWSIGWAASSGCFRMYNKDIEEIYSWLPVGTPVIVKGPYIPPTGPLKPGSGSPEVVTLQARLREKGFYLFGPTDGDYGLMTELAVREFQLHHGLKATGVADITTLRALGFAVPDARP
- a CDS encoding RNA polymerase sigma factor: MQIEIRGAEKLSFRERQVVALKEMGLSNEEVARRLNLSTSSVATLYHRARTKGYQVVIVMPGDVLGIFAGEEDG
- the yabQ gene encoding spore cortex biosynthesis protein YabQ produces the protein MIPVLEQWQIFLALCGAGLLLAFAFDCYRVGRYFWRPERLCTHIGDALFWLIFTVLTFILLMLINWGEIRAYVFLALGLGFALYTGFLSRGTRRRLYTGGRLLAGMIASGRHFIRQTFLIVIIPGRLIFRWVGFPVAALKLFLRRHHPGGPPP
- the yabP gene encoding sporulation protein YabP; the protein is MADGQHQLTIINRQKLVISGVLHVLNYDEEEILVETTMGLLSVKGKDFNISNLSLETGNLEASGTVNNLCYSEGKGARGKGLLQRLLK